From one Perca flavescens isolate YP-PL-M2 chromosome 4, PFLA_1.0, whole genome shotgun sequence genomic stretch:
- the LOC114553742 gene encoding golgin subfamily A member 6-like protein 22: MERERQMELMWQRQREEERERATQKEERLKQDQEEREKERMKEEVRKEERLREERERQRPREEEERLIHGHEEYRLEGKLREKEINKKKEREEVWEKEWVNKTERQRGEEGEREREKELELMWQRQKEEDRERATQKEERLRQEEREKERLRIEAEERERERQRVLKEQQEIKEMERMRQIEMERQKEDRERSRQKEERLREEEREKERLRMEAEERERERQRMLKEQQEKKEIERMRQIEMEKQNEEDRERARQKEERLRQEEREKERLRMEAEERERERQRMLKEQQKKEELERMRQIEMEKQKEEDRERARQKEERLRQEEREKERLRMEAEERERERQRMLKEQQKKEELERMRQIEMERQREEGRREEERKRQIEKERVEELERKMRVELDRKRAQQLEEELRLEEERKREERESAGPNLISFDSEDVPQKSESLYSPLVKAYGTGESQVEVVYDDFSVKPPLLKVDFDDFSVKPKRWGSQAKVETSPLIQSRPAVPADREEVEVVAPLELSPLESKVPEQVEKPGSPKPTLAQEKPEEEQLISMEMCG, translated from the exons atggagagggaaagGCAGATGGAGTTGATgtggcagagacagagagaagaggaaagagagagggcgACACAGAAAGAGGAGAGACTTAAACAAgatcaggaggagagggaaaaagagagaatgaaggaggaggtgaggaaagaggagagactaagggaggaaagagaaagacaaaggccgagagaggaggaggagagattgATTCACGGCCACGAGGAATACAGATTGGAGGGAAAACTGAGGGAGAAGgaaattaataaaaagaaagaaagagaggaggtgTGGGAAAAAGAGTGGGTGAACAAGACggagaggcagagaggagaagaaggagagagggaaagagagaaagagttgGAGTTGATGtggcagagacagaaagaggaggaCAGGGAGAGGGCTACACAGAAAGAGGAGAGACTCAgacaagaggagagggagaaagaaagattaAGAATAGAGGCGGaggaaagagaaagggagaggcaAAGGGTGCTAAAAGAGCAGCAAGAAATAAAAGAGATGGAGCGAATGAGGCAAatagagatggagagacagaaagaggacaGGGAGAGGTCGagacagaaagaagagagactcagagaagaagagagggagaaagaaagattaAGAATGGAGGCGGaggaaagagaaagggagaggcaAAGGATGCTGAAAGAgcagcaagaaaaaaaagagatagagagaatgAGGCAAATAGAGATGGAGAAACAGAACGAGGAGGACAGGGAGAGGGcgagacagaaagaggagagactcagacaagaggagagggagaaagaaagattaAGAATGGAGGCGGaggaaagagaaagggagaggcaAAGGATGCTGAAAgagcagcaaaaaaaagaagagttgGAGAGAATGAGGCAAATAGAGATGGAGAAACAGAAGGAGGAGGACAGGGAGAGGGCGagacagaaagaagagagactcagacaagaggagagggagaaagaaagattaAGAATGGAGGCGGaggaaagagaaagggagaggcaAAGGATGCTGAAAgagcagcaaaaaaaagaagagttgGAGAGAATGAGGCAAatagagatggagagacaaagagaggaaggaagaagggaagaggaaaggaagagacagatagagaaagaaagagtggAGGAGCTGGAGAGAAAAATGCGAGTGGAATTGGACAGGAAGCGAGCACAACAACTGGAAGAAGAGCTGCGattggaggaggagagaaagagggaagaaCGAGAGAGTGCGGGGCCAAATTTAATCAGCTTTGACTCTGAAGATGTGCCTCAAAAGTCCGAATCACTGTATTCCCCCTTAGTGAAAGCCTACGGGACGGGCGAGAGTCAGGTCGAAGTTGTTTACGATGACTTCTCTGTCAAACCGCCTCTGTTGAAAGTGGATTTTGACGACTTTTCAGTCAAACCGAAGAGATGGGGCTCGCAGGCAAAAGTGGAAACTAGTCCGCTCATCCAGAGTCGGCCAGCTGTCCCTGCGGATAGAGAGGAAGTTGAAGTGGTGGCACCCCTGGAGCTCAGTCCTCTGGAAAGTAAAGTGCCAGAGCAGGTGGAAAAACCAGGCAGCCCAAAGCCTACATTAGCCCAGGAAAAACCAGAGGAAGAACAGCTCATCTCCATGGAG ATGTGTGGTTAA
- the LOC114554572 gene encoding uncharacterized protein KIAA1671: MQYFGGKLSAAQLQVAGWVGSVRRSLQGALELVWGTAEEKQQEEEEEDKEEDEKGEDGTGRFQRAMSPLRSFARRSRRSLRRFSVRSRQTLQRRATATCSAPVNSTNDEDTDVLIDYEPDQQNEACEQTSEIDSPKPVPDQVPEVPSEEVDTIDFYREPELAPFPESSTPLLDTSVQKSKADLGRRRTRTRQSRSLRGGLAPKESPDWRTCDSTDEKEASSKQRESDSDDEQPRPKMVCSPPPTSQRVPMFPGLSPAALIAQLKKRTGGGETRGREEMEEDKGREEKESQNEEAAPSPSQQSRSIRYAAHLAGAARVLPPLGGTDAGAVSSPAWLKELKSKKRLSQYDSEA, encoded by the exons ATGCAGTACTTCGGAGGGAAACTGTCGGCCGCCCAGCTGCAGGTGGCGGGCTGGGTCGGCAGCGTGCGACGTTCCTTGCAAGGGGCTCTGGAGCTGGTGTGGGGCACCGCAGAAGagaagcagcaggaggaggaagaggaggataaaGAGGAGGACGAAAAAGGTGAAGACGGAACAGGAAGGTTTCAGAGAGCTATGTCACCGCTTCGTAGCTTCGCCAGACGTAGCAGGAGATCCCTGCGCCGCTTCTCCGTCAGAAGTCGGCAGACTCTGCAGAGGAGAGCCACTGCAACCTGCTCT gcACCAGTTAACAGCACAAACGATGAAGACACTGATGTATTGATAGACTATGAGCCAGACCAGCAGAATGAGGCTTGTGAACAGACATCTGAAATTGACAG CCCAAAGCCCGTCCCTGACCAGGTTCCTGAAGTCCCCTCTGAAGAAGTTGATACCATTGATTTTTACAGAGAGCCTGAGCTGGCTCCATTTCCGGAG AGCTCCACTCCTCTCCTCGACACCAGCGTGCAGAAATCCAAGGCAGATCTGGGTAGGAGGCGAACTCGAACGCGTCAATCACGCTCGCTCCGTGGAGGTTTGGCTCCAAAAGAAAGCCCAGACTGGAGGACCTGTGACTCCACAG ATGAAAAAGAGGCATCTTCTAAGCAAAGGGAGTCGGACTCTGACGACGAGCAGCCTAGACCGAAGATGGTCTGCTCTCCTCCTCCCACCTCTCAGAGAGTCCCCATGTTCCCTGGATTGAGCCCTGCAGCCTTGATT GCTCAGTTAAAAAAGAGAACAGGTGGAGGTGAAaccagaggaagagaggaaatggaagaagacaagggaagagaagagaaggaaaGTCAAAATGAGGAAGCGGCACCATCTCCCTCACAACAGTCCCGCTCTATTCGCTATGCCGCTCATCTGGCAGGGGCTGCACGAGTGCTGCCACCCTTAGGCGGCACGGACGCAGG TGCCGTCTCCTCTCCCGCTTGGCTGAAAGAACTGAAGTCTAAGAAGCGCCTGAGTCAGTATGACAGCGAGGCTTAG
- the LOC114554571 gene encoding beta-crystallin B3, translated as MGRAGQRLPVCQGQRGKPIEKHCDGHNGCDRLAASTGFLLLWPEINHKYPHWPPTTARQASTPTNTLTLRQTEKREKKEERRRAWLVRGAVKHKPSRGKMTDQQGNPDQLPAEKGQGGSGATYKLAVFEFENFRGKKVELSGECIDVLEKTQRIGSVIVESGPWVGFERPGFAGEQFVLEKGEYPRWSAWTNCMSIYSLSSFKPLKVDSADHKLHLFENTGFEGRKMEIVDDDVPSLWAHGFQDRVASAKAINGTWVGYMYPGYRGCQYVLEQGDFKHWNDWGATAPQIQSVRRVRDMQWHKRGCYIAPAPAPTPPNPNPIPDPTPNPNPNPNPNPNPNPDPNPAPNPKSKTQPQP; from the exons ATGGGCAGAGCTGGGCAGCGTTTGCCAGTGTGCCAGGGGCAGAGGGGCAAGCCTATTGAGAAGCACTGTGATGGACACAATGGTTGCGACAGACTTGCTGCATCAACAGGCTTTTTGCTGCTGTGGCCAGAAATAAACCATAAATACCCCCACTGGCCTCCAACGACCGCTCGCCAGGCCTCCACACCCACAAACACCCTCAcactgagacagacagaaaagagagaaaagaaagaggaaagacgGAGAGCGTGGCTTGTACGTGGTGCAGTGAAGCACAAGCCatccag AGGCAAAATGACAGACCAGCAGGGAAACCCAGACCAGCTGCCTGCAGAGAAGGGCCAAGGAGGGTCTGGAGCCACATATAAG TTGGCAGTTTTTGAGTTCGAGAACTTTCGTGGAAAGAAGGTGGAGTTGTCTGGTGAATGTATAGATGTGTTGGAGAAGACGCAGAGAATTGGCTCGGTCATTGTGGAGTCAGGACC ATGGGTGGGGTTTGAACGTCCAGGTTTTGCAGGAGAGCAGTTTGTGCTGGAGAAAGGAGAGTACCCACGCTGGAGCGCCTGGACCAACTGCATGAGTATCTACAGTCTGAGCTCATTCAAGCCTCTGAAAGTG GACAGTGCAGATCATAAGCTGCACCTGTTTGAAAATACAGGCTTTGAAGGTAGAAAGATGGAGATTGTTGATGATGACGTTCCCAGTCTGTGGGCTCATGGTTTCCAGGATCGAGTGGCCAGTGCTAAGGCTATCAATGGAAC GTGGGTGGGATACATGTATCCAGGCTACAGAGGGTGCCAGTATGTGCTTGAGCAAGGAGATTTCAAGCACTGGAACGATTGGGGAGCCACTGCACCTCAGATCCAGTCCGTCCGACGTGTGCGGGACATGCAGTGGCACAAGAGAGGGTGCTATATTGCCCCTGCCCCTGCTCCTACACCTCCTAATCCTAATCCCATCCCCGACCCCACTCCCAATCCCAACCCAAACCCAAACCCAAACCCAAACCCCAATCCCGATCCTAACCCTGCTCCCAACCCCAAATCAAAAACTCAACCCCAACCGTAA